A region of Chlamydia crocodili DNA encodes the following proteins:
- a CDS encoding secretin N-terminal domain-containing protein has product MRFLRNPLVYFFGLSGLACCAPGLALTISEKAASLEKSRDFIDSAPGLASFNADMKECNLRLKNLYEEAATLRASGCEDEARWKELLSKLAEVKKQIKHIENLWAAEIRERGENPDDYALWHHPETTIYNLVSDYGEDNVVYLVPQDIGSMKVSALSKFTVPKEGFEECLTQLLTRLGISIRQVSPWIKELYTTHKEGCGVAGVFSSRKDLDLLPSTSYIGYVLNSKNIDVRADQHILRKFANLDTTHIDLFGGKLWIFGSVGEISELLKIYDFIQEDSVRQEYRVVPLTKIEASEMLSILKAAFREDITKEGDDENLGLKVVPLQHQGRSLFLSGTATLVHQAIDLIKDLEEGIENPTDKTVFWYSVKHSDPQELAVLLSQVHDVFAGKEGSSLTSSETMLREAASTIHIDTSSVGTAKEGSVKYGNFIADSKTGTLIMVVEKEALPRIKMLLKKLDVPKKMVRIEVLLFERKLSNQRKAGLNLLRLGEEVCKKTSAAVSWTSSGILEFLFKGSTGSSLIPGYDLAYQFLMAQEDVRINASPSVVTMNQTPARIAIVEEMSIAVSADKEKAQYNRAQYGIMIKMLPVINVGEEDGKSYITLETDITFDTTGKNTNERPDVTRRNITNKVRIPDGETVIIGGLRCKHASDAQDGIPFLGEIPGVGKLFGMNSTSDSQTEMFVFITPKILDNPIEKKERHEEAILSLRPGENAEFRKALFAGEEAAKAAHKKLELISAIELPASQLEGLEYDGR; this is encoded by the coding sequence ATGCGTTTTTTGCGTAATCCTTTAGTTTATTTCTTTGGATTGTCAGGACTGGCATGTTGCGCACCTGGTCTAGCTTTGACTATTTCGGAAAAAGCCGCGTCCTTAGAAAAATCTAGAGATTTTATAGATAGTGCCCCGGGACTAGCTTCATTTAATGCTGATATGAAGGAGTGTAACCTTCGGCTAAAAAATCTTTACGAAGAGGCTGCAACTTTGCGAGCATCAGGATGTGAGGATGAGGCACGATGGAAAGAGCTTCTAAGTAAGCTAGCAGAGGTTAAAAAGCAAATTAAGCATATCGAAAATCTTTGGGCTGCAGAGATTCGCGAAAGAGGAGAAAATCCTGATGATTATGCCCTATGGCACCATCCTGAGACCACAATTTATAATTTAGTTTCCGATTATGGTGAAGATAACGTTGTTTATCTAGTGCCTCAGGATATCGGATCGATGAAGGTCTCAGCATTATCAAAATTTACTGTTCCTAAGGAAGGTTTTGAAGAATGTCTTACGCAATTGCTAACACGTCTTGGTATTAGCATACGTCAGGTAAGCCCGTGGATTAAAGAGCTCTACACAACTCATAAAGAGGGGTGCGGGGTTGCTGGAGTTTTCTCTTCTAGAAAAGATTTAGATTTGCTTCCCTCAACTTCCTATATTGGTTATGTATTAAACTCGAAAAATATCGACGTTCGTGCAGATCAGCATATCTTGAGAAAATTTGCTAATCTTGATACCACGCATATTGATCTTTTTGGAGGGAAATTATGGATATTCGGCTCAGTTGGGGAAATTAGCGAGCTTCTTAAAATTTATGATTTTATCCAAGAAGATAGCGTTCGTCAGGAATATCGTGTTGTTCCTTTAACAAAGATAGAAGCTTCCGAAATGCTTTCTATTCTTAAGGCTGCTTTTCGAGAAGATATTACTAAAGAGGGAGATGATGAAAACCTCGGTCTTAAAGTTGTTCCTCTACAACATCAAGGACGCTCTTTATTTTTAAGTGGTACGGCTACTTTAGTTCATCAAGCAATTGATTTGATTAAAGATCTTGAAGAGGGAATTGAGAACCCCACAGACAAAACTGTCTTTTGGTATAGTGTGAAGCACTCTGATCCTCAAGAACTTGCAGTATTACTATCTCAAGTACACGATGTTTTCGCAGGTAAGGAGGGGAGTTCACTTACGTCTTCTGAAACTATGTTAAGAGAAGCCGCCTCTACGATACATATCGATACATCTTCAGTAGGAACTGCCAAAGAAGGTTCTGTAAAATATGGGAATTTCATAGCAGATTCTAAAACAGGCACCTTGATCATGGTTGTGGAGAAAGAAGCTCTACCTAGAATTAAGATGTTATTAAAAAAACTCGACGTGCCTAAGAAAATGGTTCGTATCGAAGTTTTATTATTTGAAAGAAAGCTTTCTAACCAACGCAAAGCGGGATTAAATCTTTTAAGACTTGGAGAAGAAGTTTGCAAGAAAACATCGGCAGCGGTCTCTTGGACAAGCTCAGGGATCTTAGAATTCTTATTCAAAGGAAGTACCGGATCTTCTTTGATTCCCGGTTATGATCTTGCTTATCAATTTTTAATGGCTCAAGAAGATGTACGCATAAATGCAAGTCCTTCTGTTGTGACAATGAACCAAACTCCTGCAAGAATTGCAATTGTGGAAGAAATGTCGATAGCAGTTTCTGCAGATAAGGAAAAAGCTCAGTATAATCGTGCCCAATACGGAATTATGATTAAAATGCTTCCTGTAATTAATGTGGGCGAGGAAGATGGGAAAAGCTACATTACCCTAGAGACCGATATTACTTTTGATACTACAGGAAAAAACACTAATGAGCGTCCTGATGTTACTCGACGTAATATCACCAATAAAGTGCGTATTCCTGATGGAGAGACGGTAATTATAGGAGGTTTACGTTGTAAGCATGCCTCTGATGCTCAAGATGGTATTCCTTTCCTTGGGGAAATTCCCGGTGTAGGGAAGTTGTTTGGGATGAATTCTACATCTGATAGTCAAACAGAGATGTTTGTATTCATCACTCCGAAAATTCTAGATAATCCTATAGAGAAAAAAGAGCGTCATGAAGAAGCTATTCTTTCTTTGCGTCCTGGAGAAAACGCTGAATTTCGTAAAGCACTATTCGCTGGAGAAGAGGCTGCAAAAGCAGCACATAAAAAACTAGAACTGATTTCCGCCATAGAACTACCAGCGTCTCAATTAGAGGGGCTAGAGTATGATGGGCGGTAA
- a CDS encoding M24 family metallopeptidase, whose product MFRDRVARAQTALTDYGIDGFVVERREDLAYFLGDKVTTGTLLIGKDEVVFFVYRMDKDLYGDLQGPSLIFCDRNIAEFLLPYLETTTYQTLGFDSLHTSYHRYQERENASCSWVPTTLFTEKLRSIKSADEIEKMRQAAALGSEGYDHVLSILQEGITEQEVVRLLRVFWAKAGAEGPSFSPIVAFGDHSAFPHAVPTDRALRKGDIVLIDIGVLYQGYCSDMTRTVAWGRPDARLVESYPAVVEAQQAAMQLCCAGALCLDVHEEAARILKKYEIKEYFCHGVGHGVGRNIHEYPQLSPKSGTTTLETGMTVTVEPGVYFPGIGGIRIEDTILIDGNKNFSLTDRPVSTELVFL is encoded by the coding sequence ATGTTCCGAGATCGTGTGGCTAGAGCACAAACAGCTCTTACAGATTATGGTATTGATGGATTTGTGGTAGAAAGAAGAGAGGATCTTGCGTATTTTCTTGGAGATAAAGTAACCACAGGAACGCTTCTCATAGGTAAAGATGAGGTAGTCTTCTTCGTCTATCGTATGGATAAAGATCTCTATGGAGATCTTCAAGGACCTTCTCTTATATTTTGTGATAGAAATATAGCAGAATTTCTTCTTCCCTATCTTGAAACAACGACTTATCAAACTTTAGGTTTTGATAGTCTTCATACTTCGTATCATAGATATCAAGAAAGAGAAAATGCTTCATGCTCTTGGGTGCCTACAACACTATTTACAGAAAAGTTGCGCAGCATAAAATCTGCGGATGAAATAGAAAAAATGCGTCAGGCGGCAGCTTTAGGTTCCGAAGGATATGATCATGTTCTTTCTATATTACAAGAAGGTATAACAGAACAAGAAGTTGTGCGGCTGCTTCGTGTATTTTGGGCTAAAGCTGGTGCTGAAGGGCCTTCATTCTCTCCAATTGTGGCTTTTGGTGATCACTCTGCCTTTCCTCATGCGGTTCCTACAGACAGAGCATTACGCAAGGGAGATATCGTACTTATTGATATAGGAGTTTTATATCAAGGCTATTGTTCTGATATGACACGGACAGTAGCTTGGGGTCGTCCTGATGCACGTCTTGTTGAAAGTTATCCTGCGGTTGTAGAAGCTCAGCAGGCTGCTATGCAATTGTGTTGTGCCGGAGCTCTATGTCTAGATGTTCATGAAGAGGCTGCTCGTATATTAAAAAAATATGAAATCAAAGAATATTTTTGCCATGGCGTAGGGCACGGTGTAGGAAGGAATATTCATGAATATCCCCAGCTTTCTCCGAAATCTGGCACAACCACCTTAGAAACTGGAATGACAGTTACCGTTGAGCCTGGAGTCTATTTTCCAGGAATTGGAGGCATACGTATCGAAGATACGATTTTGATAGACGGTAATAAAAATTTTAGTTTAACAGATCGACCCGTATCTACGGAGTTAGTTTTCTTATAA